From Actinopolymorpha cephalotaxi, one genomic window encodes:
- the ispD gene encoding 2-C-methyl-D-erythritol 4-phosphate cytidylyltransferase, which translates to MADTRPETTPAAAPTTPAAGEPLRSVGVVLAGGQGTRVGLRLPKQLLKVAGKPLLEHTLEVFETSPEIDEIVVLMAPGWTEDAEKIIQNAGFRKVTRVLEGGETRNDTTRRALEAVGPGEAKVLFHDAVRPLLDHRIIADCVKALDTFEAVDVAIPSADTIVVVDDGLITDIPSRARLRRGQTPQAFRLSTIRRAYEVAADDPNFAATDDCAVVLRYLPEVPITVVEGSERNMKVTYPIDVFLADQLFRLGSHTPPSPVSTDQAGELLAGRTLVVFGGSYGIGAEIGDAAREFGARVFSFSRSATGTHVEDPEHVAAALKQAYDESGRIDYVAVTAGVLHTVPLAEAPDDLIAQSLQVNLLGPVYVARAAHRYLAETGGHLLLFTSSSYTRGRAGYSLYSSTKAAVVNLTQALADEWAADGIQVNCVNPERTQTPMRTRAFGEEPPGTLLPARDVGLASLDVLLSEQTGNVVDVRRDPAPAPVTTPPGDHDHARDISTALEQVEEHAADDEVDAVDSVDAVDALDVNPADGGRSTRTGDGNDRHRG; encoded by the coding sequence GTGGCCGACACGAGGCCCGAGACCACGCCAGCGGCGGCGCCCACGACGCCGGCGGCAGGCGAACCACTGCGCTCGGTGGGGGTGGTGCTGGCCGGTGGCCAGGGCACCCGGGTGGGCCTTCGCCTCCCCAAGCAGCTACTCAAGGTGGCCGGCAAGCCGCTCCTCGAGCACACCCTCGAGGTGTTCGAGACCTCGCCGGAGATCGACGAGATCGTCGTCCTGATGGCGCCGGGCTGGACCGAGGACGCCGAGAAGATCATCCAGAACGCCGGCTTCCGGAAGGTCACCCGCGTCCTGGAGGGCGGCGAGACCCGCAACGACACCACCCGGCGGGCGCTGGAGGCGGTCGGGCCGGGGGAGGCCAAGGTGTTGTTCCACGACGCCGTACGCCCGCTGCTGGACCACCGCATCATCGCCGACTGTGTGAAGGCGCTGGACACGTTCGAGGCGGTCGACGTGGCGATCCCCTCCGCGGACACGATCGTGGTCGTCGACGACGGGCTCATCACCGACATTCCCAGCCGGGCGCGACTGCGGCGCGGGCAGACCCCGCAGGCGTTCCGGCTGTCGACGATCCGCCGCGCCTACGAGGTGGCCGCGGACGACCCGAACTTCGCCGCCACCGACGACTGCGCGGTGGTGCTGCGCTACCTCCCCGAGGTGCCGATCACGGTGGTGGAGGGCTCCGAGCGCAACATGAAGGTGACGTACCCGATCGACGTCTTCCTCGCCGACCAGCTCTTCCGGCTCGGCTCGCACACCCCGCCAAGCCCGGTGTCGACGGACCAGGCCGGTGAGCTCCTGGCGGGCAGGACGCTGGTCGTCTTCGGCGGCAGTTACGGCATCGGGGCGGAGATCGGCGACGCCGCGCGGGAGTTCGGGGCCAGGGTCTTCAGCTTCAGCCGATCCGCGACGGGCACGCACGTGGAGGACCCCGAGCACGTGGCCGCGGCGCTGAAGCAGGCGTACGACGAGTCCGGCCGGATCGACTACGTCGCGGTGACGGCCGGGGTGCTGCACACCGTGCCGCTGGCCGAGGCCCCCGACGACCTCATCGCCCAGAGCCTGCAGGTCAACCTGCTCGGCCCGGTCTACGTCGCGCGGGCGGCGCACCGCTACCTCGCCGAGACCGGCGGGCACCTGTTGTTGTTCACGTCCAGCTCCTACACCCGGGGCCGGGCGGGCTACAGCCTCTACTCCTCGACCAAGGCGGCCGTGGTCAACCTCACCCAGGCACTGGCCGACGAGTGGGCCGCCGACGGGATCCAGGTCAACTGCGTCAATCCCGAACGCACCCAGACGCCGATGCGCACCCGTGCGTTCGGCGAGGAGCCGCCGGGCACGCTGCTGCCCGCGCGCGACGTCGGCCTGGCCTCGCTCGACGTCCTGCTGTCGGAGCAGACGGGCAACGTCGTCGACGTCAGGCGGGACCCCGCCCCGGCGCCGGTGACCACGCCGCCCGGTGACCACGACCACGCCCGGGACATCTCGACCGCGCTCGAACAGGTGGAGGAGCACGCGGCCGACGACGAGGTGGACGCCGTGGACTCCGTGGACGCCGTGGATGCTCTGGACGTGAACCCGGCGGACGGCGGGCGGAGCACCCGCACGGGCGACGGGAACGACCGGCACCGCGGATGA